agctgttttctcctctcccagcgccatattgtaggagagcagatgcacagaataagtcttaattccagtaacttagtctagtccgagctgctccccacatgtgATATTTACAAACTGGTGGAATCTGCCTGCTTGATCCCCAAGATCAAGTCAGGAATTCCAGGGGGCAAAGTCTTGTTTAGAGACTGCTGCAGGCTGGGTTTTGATTCTTTCTGCTTTtagaagaaagaagggagaggaagttCCTGTTGGCTCTTTCAGTAGGAAACTGAGCCACTTGCACACTGGAAGAATGGAGTTAGAGCTGTCTTTGGGGGCAGGTATGAGGTAGAGAGGAAAAGCAGGTGAGCACTTGAGTCGACACTACCCACATTCAACAGGTATCTCAGGGTTGTGGGAGTGGATCCAGGCAAGCTGAGGAAGCTGGTCTCAGACAGCTAAAGCAGCAGAGCAGCGCTGGATTAAACTGAGCTAGACTTAGCAGGAGTCAAGAAAACAAAGCAGAGGTTGTTCCATCGCATGTGAATAAAGGCTGCAGCAGGACCTGCCCAGGTCCAAACAATGTGGGCTGTGACGGCTTTAAAGCCACGCCTTCTCTCTTCTGGTGGTTTAAGAGCTCTAGGCATTTAATAAGCATTTGATAAAAGCAAGCAAGGTATTGCAAAACTGCCTTACTCCTCAGGTGagcaaataaggaaaagaaagaggataCTGTTTTCTTGTCTGGTTGGTTTTCTGGTCACATCAATAAGTGAGGCCCTGTTCAAAAGGCCTTTGACCTTTACAAACAGCTCAGAAGGCGATGTCCAGAAAAGCCAGACTTGAGACCAGCactgtaaagccaccgcctgcagtgccagcatcccataagggcgccaaacccgtctgctccacttccgatccagctctttgctctggcctgggaaagcagaagatggcccaagtccttgggcccctgcacccgcacgggggacctggaagaagctcctggcttcagattggcacagctctggctgttgcggccatttagggagtgaatcaacggatggaagacctctctctctgaaactctgcctttcagataaacaaatcttgaaaaaaaagaaagaaaaagaaaatagaggctggcactgtgctatagaggttaagctgctgcctgcgatgctggcatcccttttgggcaccagctcatgtcctggctgctccacttcccttcaacctccctgctaatgtgcctgggaaagtaactgcccttcaaataaataatctttaacaacaacaaaaaaagaggtaGGCAAGTTAgaacaaaatgttttattattaaaataaaaacttttgtaTAAAAGCATTACAGATCAAAAACGGTATTTACACTTTCTGATTTGAGGTCCCAAGATGACTCCAACACTGGTCAGGCACAGGAATGGCCACACACACGTACACTGGACACGGACTTAGCTCTTCCCTCTACCAAGTGACGAGAACAAGGGAGACCTGCTCGGGAGGGAGCGGGCAGGGATGTCCAGTTAGCAAATGCCTGAAGTGACCCACTTCCAAAAAGCCACTTCTCACTGTCACCAAAGTGCTTCAAGCCTGCACACGAACCCCGTGCTTTCCTGATTTCTTTCAAGAAACCTGAGAACCAGAGACTAGTTATTACTATCAAGTTTCCACATGAAATGGTCCCCAAATTTATCTGAAATACCTGGCAAGCGAACTCAAACAAACTTGGCAAACTACAATGACCCCAAAGTTTTCATAGCAACAGCGAAAGTCGGCCTAGTGCTCAAGTTTCACCGGATGGCCTTTCTATGATAACCTTAAGTACAGTGCGTCACGACCTGGGGACTTCTTGCTCCCGGCCTTGGGATGCAGCGGCGAGCACGCATCAAGACAATGCCCTGTACGGTAAGCACACATGTGGGATATTCTCACGGGCGGCATCTCAAGGCACCAGCTCCGCCGTGCACCTGTGCCTTGAGTGCGTCAGAAAGGCCAGTTGGCCTCAACACTAAATCACAACCGTTGCTCCTGTGGAACCGGAGGAGGGGGCTCTTCCCTGCCAGTCAGTAGATCTAGTTAGCACGACTACTCTAAGTGCTTGGGTTTATGGGTGGATCCTAGCGCCATTTCAACACCAATGAAATCAAACACGCTTTCAGAAACTGTCATTTAAAACTAAGTGGCGGGCGAGGGCCTTGGAAGTAGAGGGGCTGCTAGGAGTTGGGGGCaggaaaagcagagaagctgCAGGAAGGCAAAGTGTGACGAGCAAAACGCCTTCTGTGATGCTTCGGGAACACGTGCGCGTCTGAAGACGAACTTGCTCTGAGTTTCCAGTCATCTTGCAGGCATTATGCTTGCATTTCAAATTCCTGTTTCAGACTGCGGAAGACAAAAGGGCGTGTGTCAAGGTATGGCTTTCAACCCAAGAACAGTTTGCAAAGTCTAATTCCTTCTTAAGTGAATATTCCTACTGAGTCATAACGTTCCTAAGGCCAAGTGCAGGCACCCCGCGTACACCCTGGCTTTTACATACAACTCCCAACCTGGGGGGGttcaccctcctcccccagactAAGAAAATGTGGCCATCATACTcccaatcagtgcagctccttgGACTTCTACTACCTTCTCATGAAGACACGCAAAGGTAAAATTCAGGGGTAGAGAGAGCGCAAACGCTGTCACCTTTTCAAGTAAGCATGCACGTTCCCGAAGCCGTGGAATTTGGCCAAGTACACCAGGACGCCGGTCGCACACCGCCCGTCTCGCTGCCGGCAGAAGCTGCAGTTGCAGATGCCTCGACACGGCGGGCAGTGCCAGTTCTGCGAAGCGTGAGAAAGCACCATCAGAGGagccccaccccacttcctgtctGCTCTCTAAGGTGGCTGCTCTGTCTTGAACAATGGGGCTCCCAACTCGGACAGGTCACAGGTTAGTGGTACGGAGAGGGCGGGATGTCATCCAATTATGGTGCTTGGGAGAGGGGCCACAGGGCATGGGAGGGGacccttgggagaccagaagccaAAATAATGTCCCTCTGCTCATTAACCAGCTCGCAGGAACCGCAGTGCTGGCTAAGGCAGTGGGTGTCATGGATTCCATTTCAACTTTTTCTTGAACGTAAGATATGAAAAAGTAGACGTTAGTCAGGCCTTGATCCCTGAACAGATTCAAGAGAAAGCTGACACAGCAATCAGGGGTAAGTGGAAGACACACACCCTCCATGGTGAGGGAAGGAGCTCAGACCTGGGCAGCACGAACACCATGAAAGAACACGCTGTCCACGAAGGACTCGTCCCTTGTCACCCGCGTCCCTTTCCTGTCCATCAGCAGAGGGCTGACTGTCAAGCCCCAGCCAATCCCCTCAAGGCACCCACCGGGTCCAGTAGAGCGTCCTTGACCTCCTCCCCATAACGGTTTCGAAGGCAGGGGCCGCAGAACTGGCCTCGAACACCCCAGCACTCTGGGTTTCTGCAGTTTGTTTTGGTGTCAATGGTTTTCTGGCGGCACTGATGACAAGTAGATCCctacaaacaaacaataaataaggaaaaacagCGTACTTGGAGAATGTCCCCCGAGGCAGGGCCTGGCATTCCGTGTCTGGGTcttatctcccatctgcttgcaCATGTAGTCGCCAAGGACCAGAAGCATCTTAAGCACGGTGCTGGCACTCAGTGGGCAGGTGCAACAGTTAATATCATGAAAACCACTTTTCTCCAAAAATAATCTATCAATGCAAAAAGAACCTGCTCTGACCCCTTGTTTTTCATCTTTAGTATCTGTCTACATGGATACCTATTCCCAGGACATATCCATGCAGACCTAAGAGGTATACAAGATAcacaggggggccggcgctgtggcacagcacgctaaggccctggcctgcagcactggcctcggcgatggttggagtcccagctgcttcacttcccatcaagctccctgcaaatgtgcctgggaaaccagcagaggatggcccaagcccttgggccccagcacctgtgtgggagacctgaagaagctcctggctttggatcagctcagttccggccattgcggccatttggggagtgaactagtagatggaagatctttctctctctatggctgtatctttctgtaactctttcaaataaataaaataaatcgttttttaaaaaagaaatatatgttgAATGAATCAATTTCTAAATTAAGTGAAAAGATTTAACACTTATAGACATACTAACAAGCATATCATTCAAGTATAAGCATATAATTCAAATGACAGAGGACTAAATCCTAGGGATAAAACTACTTCTTTCCTTGAATGTGACAAACAGGCACACATCCCATGTGCAAagtcctttgttgttgttgttttttttaagacttatttattggggccggcgctgtggcgcagtgggttaacaccctggcctgaaatgccagcatcccctatgggctccggttctagtcccagctgctcctcttcagatccagctctctgctctggcctgggaaagcggtagaggatggcccaagtccttgggcccctgcaaccacgtggaagaccaggaagaagctcctggatcctagcttcggattggcacagtgccagccgtttggccaattgggaagtgaaccagcggatggaagatctgtttctctctgcctttcctctctctgtgcaactctgactttcaaataaataaataaataagtaagacttatctatctattcatttatttgaaaggtagagcgacAGAAAAAAGGGGGTgagagaggtattttccatccatttatttgctccccagatgaccccaacagcctggtctgggccaggctgaagccaggagctccatcctggtctcccacatgggtggcacgggcctcagcacttgagccattgtcagctaccttcccaggcacatcagcaggaagctggatcagaggcggagCTTCACCAGCTGCGCTAtgacgccagccccagccctttaGGCATCAGCAGCGCTCGGGGGACGGCCACGCTCCTTCCTCTTGGAAGCTCACACTCGCAGCAAAACCCAGGGCTCCCTACCAGCGAGCGGTTGTAGATCTTCTCCCGGGAGTTGCTGCAGATGTTCCGCAGCTCCTCCTCTGTGATGTCTTCCACGGGGCGGATGATGTGTGGCAGGGTCATGGAGCCCGGGCGGCGGCCTCTGGGCGTGTCATCTTCCTGCGAAAGAAGGAGTCCTTGCAATCTCCTGACCTGGACTTGTAATCGCAACTTTGCAGAGAATTCACCCTGAGAATCTATCTTGGTGCTTATGGGGAGGACCAAGTCATAAGTTTACTCTAAGCACAACGGGACGGGACAGCTTTAAGGAAAAGCTGCATCCAATTGAGAAGAGCCGACTCTCAGCTGCTAACAGGATCGTCACAAAAGTCTATGTGACGTCAGGAACAACTTGGAATGGCTTGAGAACTGTGTTTAGCACAGATCACTGGGTGCTGAGGCTGTGTGTACCCATGCTACGTATGCAACCCCGGACCCGTGGAACACAAAGAGCAGAAGAGCAGGTGCGTGACTCACATTCAGGTAGCCATCCGCGGACTTCCTCTTTCTCACCAACATGTacttgtcctcctcctcctcctcctcctcctcctccatgggcAGAGCACCGAGGGACCCCAGGGTCCGGGACCTGGACCTGGTCAGAGGCCGGGCTCTGCGCTCCGGGTTCCTCCTGGAAGCCACGCCTGGGAACGTGCGCCTTCGGGGTGTCCTGGATCTCTGGAAAAATCACACATGACAGAAGCCACTTACCTCAACACAGAGAGGCACTGCCTGCAAAACCCACACCTTCTTCAGCACGGCAGAAGTACCGAGTGAGCTGCATTTGGTTTTCTGTAATGCACAGAGAATGAGCTGAAAACCCAGGTGGCTACTGTCATTTTGCTACTATAACACCCAGTCCGTTCTCTTTCACATGGAGAGAGGATCTCCTTGTTCTTCTACTTCAAGAAGCTCTAAGAACTGATCTCCCGTGCCCAAGACTCCTGCTCTATGACATCACTGGAGACATAGAAGACCCTGTCTGGTCCTGTGTCACAGCAGGCCCTCAAGTGTGGTGGtctttctgcccctccctctcactgCTGCCCTTCCTGCTGCAGGGGGCTAGGAAATGAAATCTCTTCTGCACACCCCAGACCCACCACATTCCAGTGCCACAGCTTAGCTCCTCCGAATGCATTCGCGTATCTCAGGCCATGACTCGGAAACTGTGCCTGCCTTGATTTACCTCATTCCCAGATTTCAAACACATCTACTGTGCATGTCAGGTAGGGGGAATGTGTTGAAGCCGGGAGAACAGAAGTTTTGGATCTCCCTTTCCTGCCCCGAAAGGGCTTACTGCGGCTGGAAGGGAGAGGGGGCTGAGTGCCTCCAGGGCCCAGAACGGGCAGGCCACACTGCCCAGCAGGGATCACCCAGAGGCCACGGCAGGCCTCTAGCTCCCGTCCACCATCTGCAGGACCATGCAGTGGAGACACTGGATTTTAAAGTCCATCAGGCAGCTGGCTTGGGCCTGCCCAGAACAAGGTCCCCCTACACAAGCACTCACCGCTCTGGGGCCCGGGAAGGACCGTCTTCCAGGGAACGAGCCAGGGACGCCTTCTAATTCTGACATGAGCTTTGCAAGCTACACGGGgaagaaatgaaacagaaatgacTGGTTTAGAATCACTGCTCAAAATGAGCACCTTAACCGGTGGAAGTAACACTAACTCAGCACTTTAGGTTAAAGAACAAGCTGACATATTCAaggattttctcattttcttctcccATATACTCAACCAAGCcttatacagattttttttaaagtgaatttagggaaagaaatgcattttaaagtgCATTAGGACCCAGGAGTTAGAACAGGTTTTCCAGAGTGGAAGAGCGAGACCTAACGTACCCAAAGTCAGCTACCTACCATGGCTTTGTTCTGCTTTATGTTTAAGGCTCTTCTCTCCAGAAAATCCATGCCGCTTTCGTCTTCTGAATCGGAATTGGAATCAGTCCCCAGATTCTCCGAGGGTGGCGGGGGCGCCGCGTTCTTGTTGCCTGCTCCCCGGCTACTTCTCGCGGGAAACTTCAAGGCCACCCTGAGGGGCCCGGAGCGCCTGCCCTGGCTGCGGGTCCTGCAGCCCTCGCGGCCCGACCGCAGTCTCTGGTGAATCAGAACAACCGCGTCACGAGCCGTACTCCCGAGACCCTGCCCCAGCGGCCCTAAGAAACCCCTCAAAACAGCTCCGGGTAACAGAACCCTGAATTGCAAATAACCCCAGTCTGGGTTTCAGTTCACCTCCAAGCAGCCTGTCCAAGCTGAGCTGTTAGAAGCCAGACCCTTTGGGAAACAGTCTACCAGCTGTTCACACTATGAAACATAGTTACCACGTGACCCAGCAATGCCACCCCCGGATATAAACCCACACAAAAACGCACTCATAAGAGGCCAGGTCTGTGCCCGGCGGATTAAGCCGCTGGTTGACACTGGTGTCCCCtatcggagcactggtttgagttccaggtgctctgcttctgatccagtgcccagTTCATGTGCTctgccctgccacccttgtgggagacccggatggaactcccagccttggcccagccctggctgttgcagtaatttagggagtgaaccagtggataaaaatatctcttgtctctccttctcggacattccgcctttcaaataagaataataCCTTTTTCAAAAAgtgtacacaaatgttcacagtTGCATTACAGACAACAGCCAAGGGCAAACAACCCAGATAATCCGTCACCTGATGAAACCTAAAGGTTGTGATACATCCACAAAGAGGAATGGGGTCCTGACCCACTCCACGGCAAGGATGAGCCTTACAACTCCATGCTAAGGGAAGGAAGCCGGGTCCCAGAGACCAGATACTGCACGATTCCATACACACGGAATTCTAGAACAGGTGACTCTACCGTGACAAAAAGCAGACGGTTGGTTGCCTGCGGCAGGGGAATCAGCAAAGAATGGAGATCGGCTGCTAGTGAGTACAGTTTCTTTTgggggtgatgaaaatattctaaaattgactGTAGTGACGGTTGAGAAAACGATAAAAAATGAGGGAAGGGAAAAATATCATCCCTAAAGTCCCAGAAATGGAggatccatttttttaaacattcagaaATTTCTTAATTCCCACAGCTTTTAgtactttttatgtatttttttacatgcatggtttttttggtgtgcatggattttgaaagaaTATGAAATGAAACCTTTTATTGAATTAACACTTTTAATTGattggtatttttttaatcacagCAAATAGGATCTACAAAGAACTGAAACACCGCCCAGGAATGATTCAGGCTGTGGACAACATTTGGATCACAACCAGGTTTGCACACTGGCTCCCATAATAAACTCCAGTGAGGGTCGATTGGCACCGACATCCCTAACTCGAGGGAACATTACCAGGGACAGTGGGATGGTCATAAACAGTCCTCAGCCAGGCGTCATCACCCATGTCAGCATTGTGCTCCACAGGCAGGGGAACCCGTGTCAGACCACAAAATGAGTGGAAGAGCTTGCAGCCAACTGTAAACCAATGCACTGCTTCCTTTGGTGAGAAAGTCTTGAACAAGAACTTATCTGCAGAACTGAACAgtagcctgggggtggggggtgggggagtgccagtgaggtgcaggtgcaggtgcaggtgcaggtggaggtgCCAGGGCGGGACGACAGAGCTCACAGTATGGGAGCATGCACAGCCAAAGCCGACCAACGAGCAGAGAAGCAGGAAGGATCCTAACTGTCATTGTCTGCACTGCTGCTCCTGTCCATCAGTTACAGCTTTTCCTGAGGTAGGCACAGCTCCACTGTGGGAACCAACATTTATCAAGGGCCTGCTCCTTGCCAGGCAGTGTGCTGGGCACTTGAACTTGAAGTGTGAATGTAGCTAATCTCTAGAACATGTCTGCTTCCCCTGATTAGGCTGCACTTCTGTGGCAATGGAACTTGGGAGCGTGGCCAAATTTATCTTACCAGTTTCCAAGATTTGCAGAGACTACAAAATGTTCCAGATTCACAAGTAGGACTACATAAGTAAAAACTGCATTCAGACATGACAGAAAAGACTCAAGTTTTGTAAAAGgtcaaaacaaaaatcttttggCATGACTAAAatgcagactttttaaaaagcaagaacatGTCATGCCCCTGAAGTGGACCTTACTTCTCGACACTGGTGAAATTTCTCGAACTCACCATTCCATCTTGTATCTCACTCTCTGAGAAGCCGCAAAACGATTCATCGTCAGAGTCGGCATGAAAAATACTGGCCAGCTCGTTAGTGACATCTGGCCTCGGTTTCTGTAAAAATCCACAATGGTCTAACACATCTTGCACCTCACTTTCTGAAAAGCCGCAGAAAGATTCATTATCAGAGTCCTCATAAAAAACATTTGCCAGTTCTTCACTGATATCTGACCTGAATTTAGgtttctgtaaaataaataaataaatgtggttgtgcatttttttttctttttcaagaaccAATTCTCCATAAAGCGTGCAGAGAGCAAATCACATTTACAAGTGCACTAGAAGCGAATAGCTTTTGTTACAAAGAAAAACGGTTCAGAGGTTTACAAATGATTTCTGAGTTGTTATGGCAAATCATCAGGCATGTTAGGTTAGGCGACATTTCAAAAGGATAGAATAAGTAGCTAATCTACCTCCAACAATTACTACCTAGAACCACAgcaaaaagtgaaatgaaattaCAGTGCATGCTGTATTTTCCTAACGGCTGTATAGAAATGTAGGCAAAAAGCAAGCGGGTTTAATCATGCACAAAGCATCTGGGGCATTTGGAGCGCTGCAGACTCCATTCTGTTTATTCTCAGGCAGCACTTACCGTGTTTGCAAAATTATCAGAAGCAAAGCTGTCACAACTGTCATCAGAGGATGACGAGGTTTCCATGGAAATCAACTTCATATATCTGAATTTCTTTACGTTCTTTACTCTCAGGTCCTTCTGCTGCAAATGGAGACGGCAACACTGTTAAGTGGGCTACTTACTGCAGGACCCAACTAAAGACATCAATTTTGAATCTAGCAGGTTCAAACAGCACAAGGTGGGTATGGCCACTCTTCAGTCCCTACACAGAAAAAACGATGTGCAaatgctaccaaaaaaaaaaaaaaaaaaaaaaaaaagtgttccaaaTCATGCTAAGGAATCCCTTTGGCGGAAAATTTCAATGACATTTATTAGTTGATTCAAACATCCATGGAGCTCCCCCAGCAGCCACTTTGAAACCTCCTAAGCTCTCAGCATTATTCTGAGCCCCACAGATGCTCCATGCTAAACTCCCAAaattcaatcatttttttttccaaattaaactGTACTTCTAAAaggaaatttcaaaagtacaaaatggcagtgatttttttccctcagcCAAAAATCAAGCTAATGaggtgttctgtttttttttttacataggtTTTGGCCATCTACCCTGATGCTAATTTCCCAAACTACAAAAAATTGGGCAGGACTCCACTGTAAGTAGCAGGCTTTGTTCCAATCAGGAGGGGTACGCAGACAGCCCAGGTCCTTACAAATCAACCCCATCCACCCAGCAGACCAacgtgccaggagccaggtggaagGCCAACTAGCCCTCCAAGCCCAGGTGGGATCCTTGTAGCATGCATTACCCTGGCCTGTCCTTTAGCCTTCTGCAAGTGCCCCTGTGCCCAAAACTGAAGCTCTTAATGTCCTTTCACAAGGTGCAACTGATTTGTAAACATGGGACGCTTCATTCACTCACAAACACCACACAGCCTGCAACGCcgtttttttaacatttcatgaGACTGTCTTGGAGGTCGCCTAGGCGCATCAGCAAGGACTCCTTACGCTGAGAACTTGGAAGGAGCAAGCTCTGCTCCAGCCCGCAGCGTCAGGCTAAGGTGGGAGGCGTCAGGCCAACACAACATTCCCAACTTCGCCTGCCTTTCAGAGTCTTGCAGACAAAACGCCAATACCGCCACCTCCCAAGGCCCTAACCAGATCCATTCAATCAACTCGGACAAGCCTGTCTTGTGCGCTTCCACAGGAAGCTGTGGTAAGGCACAGAGCTGCTCAAGATTCCACATGAGTGAGGCACCATGAgcatcaggagctgagctggatCTCAGAAGTCTCCCCCTGCCCAGACTGTCACGGCTCTGGGGTGAAACACTGTGCAAGACCACAGGGCTGAACGGAGTCGCCAAGCCTGCAGCCCCGGAAGGCAGCAGCGCGCTCGGCATCACCACCACGTACTCATCCATCTACCTGCAAGCgcctgggcccagggcagcctcCGGGGAGGCTTGCGACAGGCAGCAGTATCCGCTGAGCTTTAACGAGTCAGCACAAGCCAAGTGATTTACCCCGCAAGTCAGAGCCAGTGAGAACCCACCCCATACACAGTCGGTGTCCCCTTGAGCCAGGCAGTCTGTGCTAAGCAAGCTTTCTTATCGAGCCTAACTCTCCGCAGCAAAGGTAGATGCGACTCAGAGGGGAAACGCGTCACTCAAGTGAAACACCGGCCCAAATGGGAACCCAGGCTCCGCGGGTCCCAAGCCCGGCTCCACAGCGCTTTCTTCATCCCGAAGGGCAAAACCCAACTCCATCCGGCTGGGCgcaggccacgccccctcccacccaccccacgTGGGTCTTTAACCCCCCGCTATTTATTTTAAGCGTGTCACTCGCTTCCTTTCCGCCCAacccccactctcccaccctcctccggGGCAGACCCCCGTTACAGCTTCCGTTAGAGCTAAAAGAAACGTTTCTCAGGCAAGGCATGGTCCTGCGGCTACGAATAGGGCTGTAGTCTGGGGgttggagtgggggagggaaaggCGTGGAGAACCAGCCAGCGCCGGCGGATGGCTTGAACCACCGCGCCCCTGCACTGCACTCCAAGGTGGCTGCGACTGAAAAAAAGACCTCCCCAACAAGGGCGCAGTCCAAGTTCGCAAGGGGTCCGCTCTGCAAGTCGTCCAACTCCCAACACCCCGACGCTCAGCGGGCGGCGGGCGCCGCGGGGCCCACCGCCGCACGCGCGTGCAGCCACGCACCGCCCGACCCCGGCTACGCGCGGGacagggctggccagggcagtCTAGGACCATCAGACACCACCCCGGCCCCGCCGGCTTCCCTGCCTCTGGCCGCGGCGCACGTGCACCTCGGGCGCACGTGCCCCGGCGCTCCCAGCGCAGCAGATTGCTCAGACCCGCACACCATCCGCTGCCCGGCGCGCGCGTCCTACCCCGGGCCCTCGGTGGCCCCGGGCGCACACGTGCTGGGCTTTCCCAAGCGGCCGACGCCCAAATCTGCCAGCGGTCGATAAGCAGCCCCGGGCTGCGGAGTTGGAGCTGGCCGGCCCGCACCCACCCGCGTGCGCAACCCCGCGCCCGCCCCTCGGCTTCGGCCGCCCAGCCCTCACCGGCACGCGGCGAGTCTCCATGCTGGCGGCGCAGGGAGCCGGGGAAGCCGAGCAGCCGCACGCGCCACCGTCCCACAGCGCCGGAGGAGCGGGAGCcgcgcggcgggcgggcggggctcGCCAACCGGACCCCCGAGGGGGCGGGGCTCGAGCGGGCTTTCCCGCGTTGGGGCGCAGGTCCTGCAAGCTGTGGTACCAGCGCTGCCGGGAGCAAGACCCACTCGAGCTCTGGAAAAAACTCGACCCCCGCAAGATTTTCTGCTCTCCAAGGACAGCTTCGGACGCTGCTGAAACCTTCTTGGAAAAAGGGGCTTTTTGGCGGCTTCGAGGCACTGACTCTTTATACAGCGGCAGGGTCCTGAGCGAGTGGCGCGAAAGTGGTTCGTGTTGCCTCGGGGGGTAGCAGGATAATTTGCATGAATtccggggctgggaggggagctgCGGG
Above is a window of Oryctolagus cuniculus chromosome 3, mOryCun1.1, whole genome shotgun sequence DNA encoding:
- the CDCA7 gene encoding cell division cycle-associated protein 7 isoform X3: METRRVPQKDLRVKNVKKFRYMKLISMETSSSSDDSCDSFASDNFANTRLRSGREGCRTRSQGRRSGPLRVALKFPARSSRGAGNKNAAPPPPSENLGTDSNSDSEDESGMDFLERRALNIKQNKAMLAKLMSELEGVPGSFPGRRSFPGPRARSRTPRRRTFPGVASRRNPERRARPLTRSRSRTLGSLGALPMEEEEEEEEEDKYMLVRKRKSADGYLNEDDTPRGRRPGSMTLPHIIRPVEDITEEELRNICSNSREKIYNRSLGSTCHQCRQKTIDTKTNCRNPECWGVRGQFCGPCLRNRYGEEVKDALLDPNWHCPPCRGICNCSFCRQRDGRCATGVLVYLAKFHGFGNVHAYLKSLKQEFEMQA
- the CDCA7 gene encoding cell division cycle-associated protein 7 isoform X2, with the translated sequence MKLISMETSSSSDDSCDSFASDNFANTKPKFRSDISEELANVFYEDSDNESFCGFSESEVQDVLDHCGFLQKPRPDVTNELASIFHADSDDESFCGFSESEIQDGMRLRSGREGCRTRSQGRRSGPLRVALKFPARSSRGAGNKNAAPPPPSENLGTDSNSDSEDESGMDFLERRALNIKQNKAMLAKLMSELEGVPGSFPGRRSFPGPRARSRTPRRRTFPGVASRRNPERRARPLTRSRSRTLGSLGALPMEEEEEEEEEDKYMLVRKRKSADGYLNEDDTPRGRRPGSMTLPHIIRPVEDITEEELRNICSNSREKIYNRSLGSTCHQCRQKTIDTKTNCRNPECWGVRGQFCGPCLRNRYGEEVKDALLDPNWHCPPCRGICNCSFCRQRDGRCATGVLVYLAKFHGFGNVHAYLKSLKQEFEMQA
- the CDCA7 gene encoding cell division cycle-associated protein 7 isoform X1; amino-acid sequence: METRRVPQKDLRVKNVKKFRYMKLISMETSSSSDDSCDSFASDNFANTKPKFRSDISEELANVFYEDSDNESFCGFSESEVQDVLDHCGFLQKPRPDVTNELASIFHADSDDESFCGFSESEIQDGMRLRSGREGCRTRSQGRRSGPLRVALKFPARSSRGAGNKNAAPPPPSENLGTDSNSDSEDESGMDFLERRALNIKQNKAMLAKLMSELEGVPGSFPGRRSFPGPRARSRTPRRRTFPGVASRRNPERRARPLTRSRSRTLGSLGALPMEEEEEEEEEDKYMLVRKRKSADGYLNEDDTPRGRRPGSMTLPHIIRPVEDITEEELRNICSNSREKIYNRSLGSTCHQCRQKTIDTKTNCRNPECWGVRGQFCGPCLRNRYGEEVKDALLDPNWHCPPCRGICNCSFCRQRDGRCATGVLVYLAKFHGFGNVHAYLKSLKQEFEMQA
- the CDCA7 gene encoding cell division cycle-associated protein 7 isoform X4, with translation MKLISMETSSSSDDSCDSFASDNFANTRLRSGREGCRTRSQGRRSGPLRVALKFPARSSRGAGNKNAAPPPPSENLGTDSNSDSEDESGMDFLERRALNIKQNKAMLAKLMSELEGVPGSFPGRRSFPGPRARSRTPRRRTFPGVASRRNPERRARPLTRSRSRTLGSLGALPMEEEEEEEEEDKYMLVRKRKSADGYLNEDDTPRGRRPGSMTLPHIIRPVEDITEEELRNICSNSREKIYNRSLGSTCHQCRQKTIDTKTNCRNPECWGVRGQFCGPCLRNRYGEEVKDALLDPNWHCPPCRGICNCSFCRQRDGRCATGVLVYLAKFHGFGNVHAYLKSLKQEFEMQA